One Acropora palmata chromosome 2, jaAcrPala1.3, whole genome shotgun sequence genomic window carries:
- the LOC141873264 gene encoding uncharacterized protein LOC141873264, which translates to MFKDKDGTLKEPTWKQIETRALKLGDSRLHRKVQGEDLFAREAQFHPSCRNSFNLKYANYLRDTARATKFEQSESDQDRKASAHLKAFTAVLYFLQDCVIGQKKIVLLSSLRLLYIQELEKNGFANPEYRGEKLKAWLENHEIHERITFVNVNPGDKGCITYNLVYSATMSVAEAVAFAYKLGSKDKYEDVALLLRSSIQQAFKDSEPLAWPPSADDLEVKSFDELLPSDLLKFLNYVISGDADVERCEKTRRIVLSIGQVRHVPRYPLNV; encoded by the coding sequence ATGTTCAAGGACAAAGACGGAACTCTAAAGGAGCCTACTTGGAAACAGATTGAGACTCGAGCTCTCAAACTAGGTGACAGTCGTCTTCATCGCAAAGTGCAAGGCGAAGATCTGTTTGCAAGAGAAGCCCAGTTTCACCCCTCCTGTCGCAATTCATTTAATCTCAAGTATGCTAACTACCTGCGTGATACAGCCAGAGCCACAAAGTTCGAGCAAAGTGAATCGGATCAGGATCGGAAAGCATCTGCACATCTTAAGGCGTTCACAGCTGtgctttattttcttcaagacTGTGTTATAGGGCAGAAAAAGATTGTGTTGCTTTCATCTCTACGTCTTCTCTACATCCAGGAGTTGGAGAAAAATGGGTTTGCTAATCCAGAGTACAGGGGGGAGAAGCTGAAAGCATGGCTTGAAAACCATGAGATTCATGAACGGATCACTTTTGTAAATGTCAACCCAGGTGACAAAGGTTGTATCACCTATAACCTGGTCTACAGTGCTACCATGTCCGTTGCTGAAGCAGTAGCCTTTGCATACAAGTTGGGGTCAAAAGACAAGTATGAGGATGTCGCTCTGCTCCTTCGCAGCTCCATCCAGCAGGCCTTTAAAGATTCAGAACCACTTGCCTGGCCTCCTTCAGCCGACGATCTTGAAGTCAAGTCATTTGACGAGCTTCTCCCGTCTGACCTTCTGAAGTTCCTGAACTATGTCATATCTGGTGATGCAGATGTGGAGAGGTGTGAAAAAACTAGACGCATTGTCCTCTCTATTGGTCAGGTACGTCATGTCCCCCGTTACCCGCTTAATGTTTAG